In Pirellulales bacterium, a single window of DNA contains:
- the sufB gene encoding Fe-S cluster assembly protein SufB, producing the protein MATDLMEQDVVGEINKYDFRTMSKPVFRARKGLNAEVVNQIADIKGEPQWMRDFRLRSLEIFNSKPMPRWGGNIDLDFQNIYYYLKPTNEQGRTWDEVPEEIKKTFDRLGIPEAEKKYLAGVKAQFESEVIYGSLKEDLAKQGVIFTDTDSAVKEYPELVREYFSTIIPPADNKFAALNSAVWSGGSFIYVPKGVKIEFPLQAYFRINAESMGQFERTLIIVDEGAQVHYVEGCTAPMYTTESLHSAVVEIVVKKHARCRYTTIQNWANNIYNLVTKRAVAYEGALMEWIDGNLGSRLTMKYPAVYMMEPGARGEILSIAFASHGQHQDAGAKLVHCAPDTSGRIISKSISKNGGRASYRGLVKVERGAERSKSNVVCDALILDPNSRSDTYPYIEVDEQNVQLGHEASVSRISEEQLFYLMSRGLSEAEASTMIVSGFIEPLVKELPMEYAVEMNRLIELQMEGSVG; encoded by the coding sequence ATGGCGACCGACCTGATGGAACAAGATGTTGTTGGGGAGATCAATAAGTACGATTTCCGTACGATGTCGAAGCCGGTGTTTCGCGCTCGTAAGGGGCTTAACGCGGAGGTGGTAAATCAGATCGCGGACATCAAGGGCGAGCCGCAATGGATGCGCGACTTTCGCTTGCGGTCGCTGGAGATTTTCAACTCGAAACCGATGCCGCGGTGGGGCGGGAACATCGACCTTGATTTTCAGAATATCTACTACTACCTGAAGCCGACCAACGAGCAGGGGCGCACGTGGGACGAAGTGCCTGAGGAGATCAAGAAGACGTTCGACCGGCTGGGGATTCCCGAGGCCGAAAAAAAATATCTAGCCGGCGTGAAGGCGCAGTTCGAAAGCGAAGTGATTTACGGCTCGCTCAAGGAAGACCTCGCCAAGCAAGGCGTAATATTTACCGATACCGACTCGGCGGTGAAGGAATATCCGGAGCTGGTGCGCGAATATTTCTCCACGATTATTCCACCGGCGGATAACAAATTCGCCGCCCTGAATTCGGCCGTTTGGTCCGGCGGATCGTTTATCTATGTACCCAAGGGCGTGAAGATCGAGTTTCCGCTGCAAGCTTATTTCCGCATCAATGCCGAAAGCATGGGGCAGTTCGAGCGGACGCTGATCATCGTCGATGAGGGAGCGCAAGTGCATTATGTCGAAGGCTGCACCGCGCCGATGTATACGACCGAAAGCCTACATTCGGCCGTCGTCGAAATCGTCGTCAAAAAGCATGCTCGCTGCCGTTATACGACGATTCAAAACTGGGCCAATAATATTTACAACCTGGTAACCAAACGTGCGGTCGCCTATGAAGGCGCACTGATGGAATGGATCGACGGCAACCTCGGCAGCCGGCTGACGATGAAATATCCGGCCGTTTATATGATGGAGCCGGGAGCCCGCGGAGAGATTCTATCCATCGCGTTCGCCTCGCACGGCCAGCATCAAGACGCCGGGGCGAAGCTGGTTCATTGCGCGCCGGACACTTCAGGCCGCATCATCAGCAAGAGCATTTCGAAAAACGGCGGTCGGGCGAGTTATCGCGGCTTGGTCAAAGTCGAGCGTGGAGCCGAGCGATCGAAGTCGAACGTTGTCTGCGATGCCTTGATTCTCGACCCCAACAGCCGCAGCGATACCTATCCGTACATCGAAGTCGATGAGCAGAATGTGCAACTCGGACACGAGGCGAGCGTGTCGCGGATCAGCGAAGAGCAACTGTTTTATTTGATGAGCCGCGGCTTGTCGGAGGCGGAAGCCAGCACGATGATCGTCAGTGGGTTCATCGAGCCGCTGGTGAAAGAGCTGCCGATGGAATACGCGGTCGAGATGAATCGGCTGATTGAACTGCAAATGGAAGGTTCGGTGGGATAG
- the sufC gene encoding Fe-S cluster assembly ATPase SufC encodes MTEAIRIANLHVSVGEKPILEGVNLEIRRGEVHALMGPNGSGKSTLGYAIMGHPGYEVTEGKIELIDAGGRVHDVLAMEPTDRARHGIFLAFQRPMAIPGVKMADFLRHAATNVRRPKRKEGEELIPMREFRTELRSKMQQLKIDAEFARRYVNEGFSGGEMKRAEILQLAMLQPKFAVLDETDSGLDADAVRLASQSIAEIGGDQMGILIITHHEQLLEYNVPLKTHVMLGGRIVETGGPELAVELHKRGYERIRQTYPEAAAEEQAMKKDKVPVGVA; translated from the coding sequence ATGACCGAAGCTATACGTATTGCGAACCTGCATGTATCCGTTGGTGAGAAGCCGATACTTGAGGGAGTGAATTTGGAGATTCGCCGCGGGGAAGTACATGCCTTGATGGGGCCGAACGGTTCCGGCAAGAGTACTCTGGGCTACGCCATCATGGGGCATCCTGGATACGAAGTGACCGAAGGGAAAATCGAGCTGATCGACGCCGGCGGCAGAGTCCACGACGTGCTGGCGATGGAGCCGACAGATCGTGCGCGGCATGGAATCTTCTTGGCGTTTCAGCGGCCGATGGCAATTCCAGGCGTGAAGATGGCCGATTTTTTGCGGCACGCGGCAACGAACGTTCGCCGGCCCAAGCGCAAAGAAGGGGAGGAACTCATCCCGATGCGCGAGTTCCGCACCGAGCTGCGAAGCAAAATGCAGCAACTCAAGATCGATGCAGAATTTGCCCGTCGCTATGTGAACGAAGGTTTCTCCGGCGGCGAAATGAAGCGTGCCGAGATTTTGCAACTCGCGATGCTGCAGCCGAAGTTCGCCGTACTCGACGAGACGGATAGCGGCCTGGATGCCGACGCGGTGCGATTGGCAAGTCAAAGCATTGCAGAGATCGGTGGAGATCAGATGGGAATTCTGATCATAACGCACCATGAGCAATTGCTCGAATACAACGTCCCGCTGAAAACACACGTGATGCTCGGCGGGCGAATCGTCGAAACGGGCGGTCCTGAGCTGGCCGTGGAATTGCACAAGCGCGGCTACGAACGCATTCGCCAGACGTACCCGGAGGCGGCGGCGGAAGAGCAGGCGATGAAGAAAGACAAAGTGCCGGTTGGGGTGGCTTAA